Proteins co-encoded in one Stomoxys calcitrans chromosome 5, idStoCalc2.1, whole genome shotgun sequence genomic window:
- the LOC106091630 gene encoding ubiquitin-like modifier-activating enzyme 1, translated as MSSSPQVVEQAASSSSTLEQPAAKKRKLASNSSPTSSSSSPLNNNNISGSGGDGNAVGTTAGRVKETGAETFVSSSCSGVSLSCENAAGSIVSTTGESSSSGGISTSSAVNKESKVIKSGDQRNSSPAVVDSKSAKQQTNSNSTNNSNSIVSSTTSNNNSSGMASISGGGSSTGGDIDESLYSRQLYVLGHDAMRRMASSDILLSGLNGLGLEIAKNVILGGVKSITLHDTDNCTLQDLSSQFYLSEADIGRNRAEASCNKLAELNNYVRTSSYSGELNEDFLRQFRVIVLTNASDAEQHRIAKFAHDNNIALIIAETRGLYAKVFCDFGENFTIYDQDGAQNISTMIASVTHDAQGVVTCLDETRHGLNDGDYVTFSEVQGMTELNGCAPLKISVLGPYTFSIGDTSNFSEYKTGGIVTQVKMPKTISFKPLELAEKEPEFLISDFAKFEYPSSLHVAFKALHKYREENGGKPPRPWNEEDAQKFLQLCKSMDENVSDDVVLTFAKICSGNTCPIDAAMGGMVAQEVLKACSGKFTPIYQWFYFDAIECLPEGGVEEADAQPIGSRYDTQIAIFGKKFQDKLGDVKYFIVGAGAIGCELIKNFAMIGAGVRNGQLFITDMDLIEKSNLNRQFLFRPKDVQKPKAQTAVAAIKQMNPDVKVTAYELRVGAETEKVFSEEFYSQLDGVANALDNIDARIYMDRKCVFNRIPLVESGTLSTMGNVQVIVPFLTESYSSSQDPPEKSIPICTLKNFPNAIEHTLQWARDCFEGIFTQQAENAALYASDPNFIERTLKLTGIQPLETLESVKVALIDDKPKDFADCVKWARLYWEESYANQIKQLLYNFPPNQITSSGQPFWSGPKRCPEPLVFDINDPMHVDYVYAAANLRAEVYGLPQVRDRDAIIAMVQQVQVPEFKPRSGVKIETNEAAAAEANNHDSSEVDQDRVNRILTELQSLGKLNFTITPLQFEKDDDNNLHMDFIVAASNLRATNYKITPADRHKSKLIAGKIMPAIATTTSLISGWAVLEIIKLIMGHKEMSKFKNGFANIALPLVAFSEPVPATKQTFYGKEWTLWDRFEVPGELTLQEFLEYFEKKERLKITMLSQGVSMLYSFFMPKAKCAERMPLPMSEVVRRVSKKRIEPHERSLVFEICCNDEEGEDVEVPYVRYTLP; from the exons ATGTCTTCTAGCCCCCAAGTTGTCGAGCAAGCAGCTTCCTCCTCCTCCACTCTTGAGCAGCCAGCAGCCAAGAAACGGAAGCTTGCATCAAATTCCTCACCAACCTCCTCCTCCAGCAGCCCcctcaataacaacaacattagtGGCAGCGGTGGTGACGGCAACGCTGTTGGTACAACAGCCGGAAGAGTAAAAGAGACGGGTGCTGAGACGTTCGTTTCATCGTCCTGCTCTGGTGTTTCGTTAAGTTGCGAAAACGCAGCCGGCTCAATCGTTTCAACAACGGGCGAGAGTAGTAGCAGCGGCGGCATTAGTACATCGTCAGCAGTGAATAAAGAAAGCAAAGTTATAAAAAGTGGTGACCAGAGAAATTCCTCCCCAGCGGTAGTGGACTCCAAATcagcaaaacaacaaacaaactccaacagcaccaacaacagcaactctatagtctcttctacgACCAGCAATAACAACTCGTCGGGAATGGCTTCTATTTCTGGTGGTGGCTCATCCACTGGCGGTGACATCGATGAATCTTTGTACTCGCGCCAATTATATGTGCTGGGACATGATGCAATGCGTCGCATGGCCAGCTCGGACATCTTACTCTCCGGCCTAAATGGCTTGGGCCTGGAAATAGCCAAAAACGTCATTCTGGGTGGTGTAAAATCTATTACTCTACATGACACCGACAATTGCACG ctTCAAGATTTGTCATCCCAATTTTATCTATCGGAAGCCGATATTGGTAGAAATCGTGCTGAAGCTTCTTGCAATAAATTAGCTGAGCTTAACAACTATGTGCGCACTTCGTCATATTCCGGTGAGTTGAACGAGGATTTTCTTCGTCAATTCCGTGTTATTGTCTTGACCAATGCTAGCGATGCTGAGCAACATCGCATTgctaaatttgcccatgacaaCAATATTGCCCTGATCATTGCCGAAACTCGCGGCCTATATGCCAAGGTGTTTTGTGACTTTGGAGAAAACTTTACCATCTACGATCAGGATGGTGCCCAAAACATTTCCACCATGATTGCTAGTGTGACCCATGATGCACAAGGCGTGGTTACATGCTTGGATGAAACTCGTCATGGTTTGAATGACGGTGACTATGTAACATTCTCAGAAGTCCAGGGCATGACTGAATTGAATGGTTGTGCTCCACTGAAAATCAGTGTTTTGGGTCCATATACCTTCAGCATTGGCGACACCAGTAATTTCAGCGAATACAAGACCGGTGGTATTGTGACACAGGTAAAAATGCCCAAAACAATCAGTTTCAAACCCTTGGAGTTGGCCGAAAAAGAACCGGAATTCCTGATATcggattttgctaaatttgAATACCCTTCAAGCTTACATGTGGCTTTCAAAGCCCTTCATAAATATCGCGAGGAGAATGGCGGTAAACCACCTCGTCCATGGAATGAAGAAGATGCTCAGAAATTCTTGCAGCTATGCAAATCAATGGACGAGAATGTGTCCGACGATGTGGTGCTCACCTTTGCAAAAATCTGTTCGGGCAACACCTGCCCCATTGACGCTGCTATGGGTGGCATGGTGGCTCAGGAAGTTTTGAAAGCTTGCAGTGGCAAATTCACCCCCATCTATCAATGGTTTTACTTTGATGCTATCGAGTGTTTGCCCGAAGGTGGAGTGGAAGAGGCCGATGCCCAACCAATCGGCTCCAGATATGATactcaaattgccatatttggTAAGAAGTTCCAGGACAAACTGGGCGATGTTAA ATACTTTATTGTTGGTGCCGGCGCCATTGGTTGTGAACTGATTAAGAATTTTGCTATGATCGGTGCTGGTGTTCGCAATGGTCAACTCTTCATCACTGACATGGATCTCATTGAAAAATCGAATTTAAATCGCCAGTTCCTTTTCCGACCGAAAGATGTGCAAAAACCTAAAGCCCAAACGGCAGTGGCTGCCATCAAACAAATGAATCCCGATGTCAAGGTTACAGCTTATGAATTGCGTGTCGGTGCGGAAACCGAGAAAGTATTCTCTGAGGAATTCTACAGCCAATTAGATGGCGTGGCAAATGCTTTGGATAACATCGATGCCCGCATTTACATGGATCGCAAATGTGTTTTTAATCGCATTCCCCTGGTGGAGTCTGGTACTCTCAGCACCATGGGCAATGTTCAGGTTATTGTGCCATTCTTGACCGAATCGTACAGCTCGTCACAAGATCCTCCAGAGAAGAGCATACCTATTTGTACATTGAAGAATTTCCCCAACGCCATTGAACACACACTGCAATGGGCCAGAGACTGTTTTGAGGGCATATTCACACAGCAAGCTGAAAACGCAGCCTTGTATGCCTCTGATCCCAATTTTATTGAGCGCACATTGAAACTAACCGGAATCCAGCCCTTGGAAACTCTGGAGTCAGTTAAG gttgcatTGATTGATGACAAGCCTAAAGACTTTGCTGATTGCGTTAAATGGGCTCGTCTCTACTGGGAAGAATCCTATGCCAATCAAATCAAACAATTACTCTACAATTTCCCTCCTAATCAAATTACCTCTAGCGGTCAACCTTTTTGGTCAGGGCCCAAACGTTGTCCTGAACCTTTAGTGTTTGATATCAATGATCCAATGCACGTTGATTATGTTTACGCTGCTGCAAATTTGCGTGCCGAAGTATATGGATTACCACAAGTTCGTGATCGTGATGCCATTATTGCTATGGTTCAACAAGTTCAG GTACCCGAATTCAAACCACGCTCAGGCGTCAAAATTGAAACCAACGAAGCTGCTGCTGCCGAAGCCAATAATCATGACTCATCGGAAGTGGATCAGGATCGTGTAAATAGAATACTCACGGAATTGCAATCATTGGGAAAATTGAATTTTACCATCACACCGCTGCAATTCGAGAAGGACGATGACAATAACTTACACATGGACTTTATAGTTGCTGCCTCCAATCTGAGAGCGACCAACTATAAGATCACACCTGCAGATCGTCACAAATCCAAACTGATTGCTGGTAAAATTATGCCAGCTATTGCTACTACAACCTCATTGATTTCGGGATGGGCTGTTTTGGAAATCATTAAACTTATTATGGG ACACAAGGAAATGTCCAAATTCAAGAACGGCTTTGCCAACATTGCTTTACCACTCGTGGCTTTCTCAGAACCAGTGCCGGCTACTAAACAAACGTTCTACGGCAAAGAATGGACTCTGTGGGATCGGTTTGAGGTGCCCGGAGAATTGACATTGCAAGAGTTCTTGGAATACTTTGAGAAGAAAGAAAGACTTAAGATCACAATGTTGTCTCAGGGTGTATCGATGCTCTATTCATTCTTTATGCCCAAGGCTAAGTGTGCCGAACGTATGCCTCTACCCATGTCCGAAGTAGTGCGCCGCGTGTCCAAGAAACGTATTGAGCCGCATGAGCGCTCTCTGGTCTTTGAAATCTGCTGCAATGACGAAGAAGGCGAAGACGTTGAAGTACCATATGTGCGGTATACCCTGCcctaa
- the LOC106091631 gene encoding BOS complex subunit NCLN isoform X2: MALFEDADNFADIFRGGLPYYLLLALPILIICSANPVLASSEFTVQRMSQFDVNGVSYGCRASALSLEAKSLYTWSTSRHCVVAKFQDVTIDQFKEIRQKAGGLVLLLPQNISSMNSEDKEHLNLLEQAMMSQSISVPVYFSEHNNELEKIVNDISRNAASSNKQKNARSDSALNEVFNSISANGYQIIVTGASHANNKNSKISIVQGELAPTKLNKANEEQLNSKLPLIIVAGHLNTFGLYNESPLNADAAVLMALADLFSKMHNTPNAAPKYRLLFLLSESGPLLNFQGVKKWLDENVQLQNVDFVLCLDTVTQALNADEDHQLFMHVSKPPKENTPTNAFFKHLKKAGQKYRNVTIEGVHKKINLADQQLAWQHERFSIKRLSAFTLSSLKSPKHPTRTTIFKDNEEEILERAQLKAKIIAEALARYIYGDNANAEGSDDLEVFAGTMQISPKLIKSYLNLQSALNNNDLKNAFEKYLKNVKLIYEKPDAREPDFMLYEGAYATLNVYRVKPAVFDLFLTILICAYLFSVYFVIQYFPNMYQVFCKLSLQTPESSPTHYNHIERNKSKTN, translated from the exons ATGGCCCTTTTTGAAGATGCAGACAATTTTGCGGATATCTTCCGAGGTGGATTGCCCTACTATTTGCTATTGGCACTACCAATATTAATCATTTGCTCAGCTAATCCTGTCCTTGCCTCCAGTGAATTTACGGTTCAACGTATGTCCCAATTCGATGTGAATGGCGTATCTTATG GTTGTAGAGCTTCTGCTCTATCCTTGGAGGCAAAATCCTTATACACTTGGAGCACGTCCAGGCATTGTGTGGTTGCCAA ATTCCAAGATGTGACCATTGACCAGTTCAAGGAGATAAGACAAAAAGCTGGAGGTTTGGTCTTGCTTTTGCCACAAAACATTTCTTCTATGAACAGTGAGGACAAAGAG CATCTCAATTTGCTGGAACAAGCCATGATGTCTCAATCTATTTCTGTGCCCGTGTACTTTTCCGAGCACAACAATGAATTGGAGAAAATCGTTAACGATATAAGTCGAAATGCTGCATCCTCGAATAAGCAGAAAAATGCTCGCAGCGATTCGGCGCTGAATGaagtattcaattcaatttcggCCAATGGATATCAAATCATTGTAACTGGTGCTAGTCatgccaacaacaaaaacagcaaaatcTCCATAGTACAAGGAGAGTTGGCCccaacaaaattaaacaaggcCAACGAAGAGCAATTGAACAGCAAATTGCCTCTGATAATCGTTGCAGGTCATCTAAACACATTTGGCCTTTACAATGAGTCTCCTCTGAATGCTGATGCGGCCGTCCTTATGGCGTTGGCTGATTTATTTAGCAAAATGCACAATACTCCTAATGCTGCACCGAAATACCGTCTCTTGTTCTTATTATCCGAGTCAGGGCCTTTGCTAAATTTCCAAGGGGTGAAAAAATGGCTGGACGAAAATGTCCAATTACAG AATGTGGACTTTGTTTTGTGTTTAGATACTGTGACACAAGCTTTGAACGCCGACGAAGATCATCAGCTATTTATGCACGTTTCTAAACCACCTAAAGAAAATACTCCAACGAATGCATTcttcaaacatttaaaaaagGCTGGACAAAAATATCGCAATGTCACCATTGAAGGTGTacacaaaaaaatcaatttagcCGATCAACAATTGGCTTGGCAACACGAACGCTTCAGCATCAAGCGTTTATCAGCATTCACCTTATCCTCATTgaaatcgccaaaacaccccacacGTACCACCATTTTCAAAGACAACGAAGAGGAGATATTAGAGCGTGCTCAACTTAAGGCCAAAATTATTGCTGAAGCCCTGGCTAGGTATATATATGGTGATAATGCCAATGCAGAAGGCAGTGATGACTTAGAGGTGTTCGCAGGTACCATG CAAATTTCTCCTAAACTTATCAAGTCGTACTTAAATCTACAATCGGCCCTGAACAATAATGACCTTAAGAACGCATTTGAAAAGTACCTTAAGAACGTCAAACTTATCTATGAGAAGCCAGATGCCCGCGAACCCGATTTTATGCTTTACGAAGGCGCTTATGCCACTCTAAATGTGTATCGAGTAAAGCCTGCTGTATTTGATTTATTCTTAACGATCTTAATCTGCGCCTACTTATTCTCAGTTTACTTTGTTATCCAATATTTCCCAAATATGTATCAGGTATTTTGTAAATTGTCTCTGCAAACCCCTGAATCATCTCCCACTCATTACAACCATATAGAACGTAATAAAAGTAAGACTAACTAA
- the LOC106091631 gene encoding BOS complex subunit NCLN isoform X1 — MALFEDADNFADIFRGGLPYYLLLALPILIICSANPVLASSEFTVQRMSQFDVNGVSYGCRASALSLEAKSLYTWSTSRHCVVAKFQDVTIDQFKEIRQKAGGLVLLLPQNISSMNSEDKEHLNLLEQAMMSQSISVPVYFSEHNNELEKIVNDISRNAASSNKQKNARSDSALNEVFNSISANGYQIIVTGASHANNKNSKISIVQGELAPTKLNKANEEQLNSKLPLIIVAGHLNTFGLYNESPLNADAAVLMALADLFSKMHNTPNAAPKYRLLFLLSESGPLLNFQGVKKWLDENVQLQYDDIFSITGSIIIRGNHTDILEENVDFVLCLDTVTQALNADEDHQLFMHVSKPPKENTPTNAFFKHLKKAGQKYRNVTIEGVHKKINLADQQLAWQHERFSIKRLSAFTLSSLKSPKHPTRTTIFKDNEEEILERAQLKAKIIAEALARYIYGDNANAEGSDDLEVFAGTMQISPKLIKSYLNLQSALNNNDLKNAFEKYLKNVKLIYEKPDAREPDFMLYEGAYATLNVYRVKPAVFDLFLTILICAYLFSVYFVIQYFPNMYQVFCKLSLQTPESSPTHYNHIERNKSKTN, encoded by the exons ATGGCCCTTTTTGAAGATGCAGACAATTTTGCGGATATCTTCCGAGGTGGATTGCCCTACTATTTGCTATTGGCACTACCAATATTAATCATTTGCTCAGCTAATCCTGTCCTTGCCTCCAGTGAATTTACGGTTCAACGTATGTCCCAATTCGATGTGAATGGCGTATCTTATG GTTGTAGAGCTTCTGCTCTATCCTTGGAGGCAAAATCCTTATACACTTGGAGCACGTCCAGGCATTGTGTGGTTGCCAA ATTCCAAGATGTGACCATTGACCAGTTCAAGGAGATAAGACAAAAAGCTGGAGGTTTGGTCTTGCTTTTGCCACAAAACATTTCTTCTATGAACAGTGAGGACAAAGAG CATCTCAATTTGCTGGAACAAGCCATGATGTCTCAATCTATTTCTGTGCCCGTGTACTTTTCCGAGCACAACAATGAATTGGAGAAAATCGTTAACGATATAAGTCGAAATGCTGCATCCTCGAATAAGCAGAAAAATGCTCGCAGCGATTCGGCGCTGAATGaagtattcaattcaatttcggCCAATGGATATCAAATCATTGTAACTGGTGCTAGTCatgccaacaacaaaaacagcaaaatcTCCATAGTACAAGGAGAGTTGGCCccaacaaaattaaacaaggcCAACGAAGAGCAATTGAACAGCAAATTGCCTCTGATAATCGTTGCAGGTCATCTAAACACATTTGGCCTTTACAATGAGTCTCCTCTGAATGCTGATGCGGCCGTCCTTATGGCGTTGGCTGATTTATTTAGCAAAATGCACAATACTCCTAATGCTGCACCGAAATACCGTCTCTTGTTCTTATTATCCGAGTCAGGGCCTTTGCTAAATTTCCAAGGGGTGAAAAAATGGCTGGACGAAAATGTCCAATTACAG TACGATGATATTTTTTCGATAACCGGTTCTATTATTATTCGAGGAAATCACACTGACATATTGGAAGAG AATGTGGACTTTGTTTTGTGTTTAGATACTGTGACACAAGCTTTGAACGCCGACGAAGATCATCAGCTATTTATGCACGTTTCTAAACCACCTAAAGAAAATACTCCAACGAATGCATTcttcaaacatttaaaaaagGCTGGACAAAAATATCGCAATGTCACCATTGAAGGTGTacacaaaaaaatcaatttagcCGATCAACAATTGGCTTGGCAACACGAACGCTTCAGCATCAAGCGTTTATCAGCATTCACCTTATCCTCATTgaaatcgccaaaacaccccacacGTACCACCATTTTCAAAGACAACGAAGAGGAGATATTAGAGCGTGCTCAACTTAAGGCCAAAATTATTGCTGAAGCCCTGGCTAGGTATATATATGGTGATAATGCCAATGCAGAAGGCAGTGATGACTTAGAGGTGTTCGCAGGTACCATG CAAATTTCTCCTAAACTTATCAAGTCGTACTTAAATCTACAATCGGCCCTGAACAATAATGACCTTAAGAACGCATTTGAAAAGTACCTTAAGAACGTCAAACTTATCTATGAGAAGCCAGATGCCCGCGAACCCGATTTTATGCTTTACGAAGGCGCTTATGCCACTCTAAATGTGTATCGAGTAAAGCCTGCTGTATTTGATTTATTCTTAACGATCTTAATCTGCGCCTACTTATTCTCAGTTTACTTTGTTATCCAATATTTCCCAAATATGTATCAGGTATTTTGTAAATTGTCTCTGCAAACCCCTGAATCATCTCCCACTCATTACAACCATATAGAACGTAATAAAAGTAAGACTAACTAA